A single genomic interval of Paralichthys olivaceus isolate ysfri-2021 chromosome 7, ASM2471397v2, whole genome shotgun sequence harbors:
- the aars1 gene encoding alanine--tRNA ligase, cytoplasmic produces MDSSLSAAEIREKFIDFFRGYEHQYVHSSSCIPLDDPTLLFANAGMNQFKPIFLNTIDPSHPMARLRRAANTQKCIRAGGKHNDLDDVGKDVYHHTFFEMLGSWSFGDYFKHLACKMALELLTETFGISIDRLYVTYFGGDDGAGLEPDLECKQIWIDLGVDEARILPGNMKDNFWEMGDTGPCGPCSEMHYDRIGGRDASHLVNMDDPNVLEIWNLVFIQFNRESETELKPLPKKSIDTGMGLERLVSVLQNKMSNYDTDLFVPYFEAIQKGTGARPYTGKVGAEDADGIDMAYRVLADHARTITIALSDGGRPDNTGRGYVLRRILRRAVRYSHEKLGAKKGFFASLVDVVVTSLGNAFPELKKDPEMVKDVINEEEEQFLKTLSRGRRILDRKIMSLGESKTIPGDTAWLLYDTYGFPLDLTSLIAEEKGMAVDLAAFEEVKKAAQLKSQGKGAGDEDHIMLDIYAIDELRNKKIPATDDSLKYKYTSDDSGNYEFQQASATVLALRRDRAFCDEVTTGQECGVLLDQTSFYAEQGGQTFDEGFMLREDDNAEDRMEFTVKNTQVRGGYVLHVGTVYGTLKVGDSVVLHVDEARRKPIMSNHTATHILNFALRGVLGEADQRGSLVAADRLRFDFTAKGALSTGEVRRTEEIACAMIRDAKPVYAMDTPLAEAKAIQGLRAVFDETYPDPVRVVSIGIPVQDLLDEPTSAAGSLTSIEFCGGTHLQNSGHAAPFVIVSEEAIAKGIRRIVAVTGAEAQKAQRKADALLQSLSALGDKVKQQTSPNKDVQKEIADMTESIGTAVISQWQKDEMRETLKGLKKTMDDLDRNYKADIQKRVLEKTKEVIESSPNQPLLIMEMETGASAKALNESLKLLKSNSPQTAAMLFTVDPEAGRITCLCQVPQDVANRGLKASEWVQEVCPLLEGKGGGKDMSAQATGRNTQCLQEALQMANEFARLKLGEN; encoded by the exons ATGGACTCCTCTTTGAGTGCAGCTGAGATCCGTGAGAAGTTCATTGACTTCTTCCGTGGCTATGAGCACCAGTACGTCCACTCGTCATCCTGCATCCCACTGGACGACCCCACGCTGCTGTTCGCCAACGCTGGCATGAACCAG TTCAAGCCCATCTTCCTCAACACCATCGATCCCTCCCACCCTATGGCCAGGCTGCGTCGTGCCGCCAACACCCAAAAGTGTATCCGTGCAGGGGGCAAACACAACGACCTGGACGATGTGGGTAAAGACGTCTACCACCACACCTTCTTCGAGATGCTGGGGTCCTGGTCCTTTGGGGACTACTTCAAG cACCTCGCCTGTAAAATGGCCTTGGAGCTGCTGACGGAGACGTTTGGTATTTCCATAGACCGCCTCTACGTCACCTACTTTGGTGGCGACGACGGAGCCGGCCTGGAGCCCGACCTGGAGTGCAAACAGATCTGGATCGATTTGGG GGTGGACGAGGCTCGCATCCTGCCCGGCAATATGAAGGATAACTTCTGGGAGATGGGAGACACTGGTCCCTGCGGTCCCTGCAGCGAGATGCACTATGACCGCATCGGAGGCAGAGACGCCTCCCACCTGGTGAACATGGATGATCCCAACGTTCTGGAGATCTGGAACCTGGTGTTCATCCAGTTCAACAG AGAGTCAGAGACGGAGCTGAAGCCGCTGCCTAAGAAGAGCATCGACACGGGGATGGGTCTGGAGCGTCTGGTGTCTGTCCTGCAGAACAAAATGTCCAACTACGACACCGACCTCTTCGTCCCGTACTTTGAAGCCATTCAGAAG gGTACTGGTGCTCGACCTTACACTGGTAAAGTAGGAGCTGAGGATGCTGACGGCATCGACATGGCCTACCGTGTGCTGGCTGACCACGCCCGCACCATCACCATCGCCTTGTCTGACGGTGGTCGTCCTGACAACACAGGAAGAGG CTACGTGTTGAGGAGGATCCTGCGTCGTGCAGTCCGTTATTCCCACGAGAAGCTCGGAGCTAAGAAAGGCTTCTTCGCCTCCTTGGTGGATGTGGTGGTGACGTCCCTG GGCAATGCTTTCCCGGAGTTGAAGAAAGACCCAGAGATGGTGAAGGACGTTAtcaatgaggaggaggagcagttcCTCAAAACCCTCAGCAGGGGGCGCCGCATCCTCGACAGGAAGATCATGAGTCTGGGAGAAAGCAAAACGATCCCAG GCGACACTGCGTGGCTGCTGTACGACACATACGGCTTCCCCCTGGACCTGACCTCCCTCATCGCAGAGGAGAAAGGCATGGCCGTGGACTTGGCTGCGTtcgaggaggtgaagaaggcaGCGCAG ttgaaGTCCCAGGGTAAGGGAGCTGGAGACGAGGACCACATCATGTTGGACATCTACGCAATCGATGAGCTGAGAAACAAGAAGATTCCTGCCACGGACGACTCtctcaaatacaaatacacctCTGACGACAGCGGCAACTATG AGTTCCAGCAGGCCTCTGCTACAGTGCTGGCCCTGCGCCGTGACCGCGCCTTCTGCGATGAGGTGACCACGGGTCAGGAGTGCGGCGTGCTGCTGGACCAGACGTCCTTCTACGCCGAGCAGGGCGGACAGACATTTGATGAGGGCTTCATGCTTCGGGAGGACGACAACGCAGAGGAC AGGATGGAGTTCACAGTGAAGAATACACAAGTGCGAGGAGGTTACGTCCTCCATGTGGGGACCGTCTATGGAACGCTGAAGGTTGGAGACAGCGTCGTCTTACACGTAGATGAG GCTCGTCGCAAGCCCATCATGAGCAACCACACCGCCACACACATCTTAAACTTTGCCCTGAGAGGAGTTCTTGGAGAGGCCGACCAGAGGGGTTCCCTGGTCGCTGCTGACCGCCTGCGCTTTGACTTCACTGCTAAAGGGGCCCTCAGCACAGGGGAGGTCCGCCGGACGGAGGAGATCGCTTGTGCCATGATAAGAGATGCTAAG CCGGTGTACGCCATGGACACCCCCCTCGCAGAAGCCAAGGCCATTCAGGGTCTGCGTGCCGTGTTCGACGAGACGTACCCCGACCCAGTCCGAGTCGTGTCCATCGGCATCCCCGTTCAGGACCTGCTGGACGAGCCCACCAGTGCTGCTGGCTCCCTCACATCCATCGAGTTTTGTGGTGGAAC CCATCTGCAGAACTCGGGTCACGCTGCGCCATTTGTCATCGTCTCCGAGGAGGCCATCGCTAAGGGCATCCGCCGCATTGTTGCTGTGACAGGAGCAGAGGCACAGaag GCTCAGAGAAAAGCAGATGCCCTGCTGCAGTCTCTGTCCGCACTGGGAGACAAGGTGAAGCAGCAGACCTCCCCGAACAAGGACGTTCAGAAAGAGATCGCCGACATGACCGAG TCGATAGGCACAGCAGTGATCTCCCAGTGGCAGAAGGACGAGATGAGGGAAACCCTGAAGGGCCTGAAGAAGACCATGGACGACCTGGACCGCAACTACAAGGCCGACATCCAGAAGAGAGTcctggagaagacgaaggaggtGATCGAAAGCAGCCCCAACCAGCCGCTGCTCATAATGGAGATGGAGACTGGAGCCTCAGCTAAG GCTCTGAATGAGtcactgaagctgctgaagTCGAACTCCCCTCAGACCGCTGCAATGCTCTTCACCGTCGACCCTGAGGCCGGAAGGATCACCTGTTTGTGTCAAGTTCCTCAG gacGTGGCCAATCGAGGGCTGAAGGCCAGTGAGTGGGTCCAGGAGGTGTGCCCCCTGCTGGAGGGCAAAGGAGGCGGCAAGGACATGTCGGCACAGGCAACTGGCAGGAACACGCAGTGCCTGCAGGAGGCGCTACAAATGGCCAACGAGTTTGCACGGCTCAAACTGGGAGAAAACTGA